The DNA window ATTCCCTGAGCGCGGAACCGCGTCCCGAGGACGTACACCGCCGTTCCGAGCAGGATGGAGCCGACGCCGCCGATGGCGAGGAGCGCCGTCAGCGTGTCGGCCGCGAGCCCGATCCCGACGCTACCGAGCGCGAAGACGATGAGCCGGCGAACGACGCTCACCTGAATGGTGGCGGCGTCGACGAGAACGAATCCGATCAGGTACGTCACCACGGCCGCAAGCGTCGACAGCGCGGTGACGGTCTTGTACAGTCGGAGCGGGACGACCACCTCGCGACCGTTCGGCCCCGTCCGCGGCCCGACCGGCTCGTTGCGCGGGTCCGCCTCGTCGTCGACGGCGATGGGGTCGCCGGTGTCGTCGACCGCCTGGTACTCCTCGCGGTCGCCGGCGTCGTCGGACTCGTCTGGCTCGTCGCGGTCGACGGGGTAGTCGGTGTCGGACATGGAAACGAGAACGGGAACGGTGGGTCGTCGGCCGTTACTTCGGCGGGCGCAGCATGTAGTACCGACGGTTGAGGTCGTACATGTATCCCTCCCGCATCGTCTTCAGGACGGCGTAGGTGATGATCCCGCAGAGCACCGGCAGCAGGAACGTCAGCGTGATGAGCAGGTCGAGCCCGAACGGGAAGAAGTTCTGGATCGCGAGTGCGGCGAGCGTGAGCGACAACACGACGCCGGTCACGCCGACGGCCGCCCAGAACGGCTCCTCGACCGGCCGCCGGGCGCTCCCCTTGTTGAGGAACGGAACGAGCCCGATCGCGCCGAAGACGATGCCGTGTGCGATGATCCCGAGGAACTCGTTGCCGAGCAGGATGTTCCCGTCGAGCACCGCGAGCTGGGGGTTCAGGGGGTTGAGCTTCAACAGCCCGAACGACCAGTAGAGGTACCAGTCCGGCAGGATGATCGCCGGCGTCGAGCCGGGGTTGGCCGGGTGGCCGAAGTGCGGCGGCATCAACGCCGCGATGAAGATCAACATCCCGACGAAGAAGCTCGTGATCGCGAGGTTCCGGATCGTCTCGTGGGGCCACGCGGGAAAGCCCAGCACGTCGCGTTCGACGTACGTCGACTCCGCGCGTAGGTCCTCGTCCTCGCGGCGCGACCGCTCGAAGTACTGGTAGGTGAGCTGGGCGAGCCCCTGGGAGCGCTCCTTGCGCTCGCTCCAGGTGGGGGTCTCGTCGTCCGGCGGCACCGTCGCCGGCGGCCCGCCGTCGGCGCGCGCTTCCTCGTCGGTTCCGCCGTCCGTCATGGGTTCGTTGTCGTCGGTCATTGGCTTAGTGCGGCTCCGCGATCCCCTGCACCCAGACGATGCCGACGTGGAGCGCGATGAGCGAGGTCACCACGAACGGCAACACGAACACGTGCAGGATGTACATTCTCACGAGCGTCGCCTGTCCGAGCGTGAATCCGCCGAACAGGAGCTGTGCCGCCCACTCTCCCACTATCGGGGTCGCGAGCGCCATCTCGACGCCGATCTGTGCCGCCCAGAAGGACAGCTGCTTCCACGGGAGGACGTACCCGGAGAAGCCGAAGAAGAGGGTCAACCCGATCAACACGACCCCGAGGATCCAGTTGACCTCGCGGGGCTCCTTGTACGCCCCGGTGAAGTAGACGCGGAGCATGTGGAGGAACACCGCGGCGACCATGAACTGGGCCGCCCAGCTGTGGATCGACCGGAGCATGAATCCGAACTGGACGTCCTGAAGGATCAGGACGACCGAGTCGTACGCGGCCGTCGGATCGCCCTGTGCGGCCGCTCCCGCGGTCGACGGCGAGTAGTAGAAGCCCAGCATCGCGCCGGAGACCGCCGCGACGAGATAGGCGATGATCGAAAGCGATCCGAGCGAGTACAGCGGGTACCAGTACCAGAACTTGTTGTCGAGGTCGTACTGCTCGGTGTGGCTCTTCGGCATCTGGAGGTTCGCGCGGTAGTACATCGTCTCCAGAAGCTCGAGGTAGTCGACGATGCGGAGCCGCTTGTCGACCCAGATGAGCGTGGTGAGGAACGCGGTCTCGATGGCCGTCAGATCCTGTTTCTTGAGCCACGCGTTGTGGTCCATCTCGTCCGTCTTTTTGAGGCTCATTGATTGATCACTTCTTGTAGTACGGGTACACCGCCCGCTTGACCGTCTCCCAGGCGTCTCCGGTCTCCAGTTCCACGCCGTCCTTTTCGTCCTCCCGGACGTAGAGGTCCTCCCACTTCCGACGGCGCTTCTTGACGATCATCACGTCGGGGAGGAACTCCTTCCGGTACAACAACAGTATGAACGCCAGATCCAAAAAGATCAGTGCGAGCAGCGCGCCCATGAACATGTTTCCGGCCTCCGTCGACGCCCACGAGAACATCAGACCGTAGACGAAGAGGAAGACGAACACGACCTCGATGACGGTGAGGAGGACGATCGCGATGGCGGCGGCGGTGCTCTCTCTGGCGGGCTCGTACCGGTGGATGTCGCCGTACGAGGATCCGCTCGAGCTCATCGGCTCCCTCCGTGGCCGGTGTGTGCGGACACGCCGTACTTCAGCGTGTAGAAGGTGAACACCAGCGTGAGCACGATCCCGAGGCCGGCGGAGACGCCGACCCAGTGGGCGTGGATCGGCATGCCGACGTCGGCGATGTCCTCGGGCCAGCCGGTGTTCGCCCCGCCCGTCTCGACCGTCGGGACGTCACCGCCGACGGCGATCCCGCCGTGCATGCCGACCGCGGTGTGGGGAACGCAGTGGTAGTGGGTGATTCCGGCGTCCTCCTCGCTGGTCTCGTACTCGTAGGTGTACCCCTCCTCGTCGACGGCGTCGCCGCTGTCGAGGCTGGCCGGGCCGCCGCCCTCGACGGTCTGGACGTTGTGGGCCCCGCCGTTGCCGGTCCACTCCCAGGTGATCGTCGTCCCCGGGTCGACCCAGAGCTGGGTCGGGTCGAACGCGAGACCGCTGTCGCCCGCGCCGACCGAGACCGTCACCTCGCTCTCTCCACGAGCGTCCCTGTAACTCCCGAGGTTCCCGTTCGTGACCCCGCTCGGCCACTCCGGTTGCACCTCCTGTGCGGCGGCCGTTCCGGACACCCCGGCCGAGGCCGCGACCGCGGCGGTCGTGCCGCCGGCCGTTCGCACGAATTCCCGCCTTTTCATACAGGTTCACTCAGGACGGGGTGCGCTTAAACCCACCGACTATCCTCGATCGGTGGGCGGATAGTAAGGGGTGTTGAAACCCCCGAATTCGGCCGTTTCACCGATCGTCGCTCTCCTCGCTCAGGGCCTCCCCGTCGACCGGGACGAACTCCGGTCGCTCCTCCGCCTGTCGGAGCGCGCGCAGCCGCTCGCGATACTCCTCGGAACGGAACCGATCGGAGAGTCTCGCGTTGGCGACCATCGCGAACAGGAAGAGCCCGACGAGCAGGAACACGAGCCCCATCGCGGGCCCGACGATGCTCCCCAGATCCATCAGGAACGACGCGGCGAGGAGGGCGACGCCCGCGATCACCTGGACCGCCGCGACGACCTGGATGATCAGGTTGCCGAACTCGCCGGACCCCTCGGGAACCGTATCGGGGTGTGGAAGCGACCAGTCCTCCGGGGGGTCCGCCACGTCGTACTCCTCCATCGCCGCGAGCGCGACGAGCGGCTCCACGTCCCGGAGGACCGTCCCCCGGCCGCTCACCTCGCCGCTCGGACGGACGATGGCGTACCCCTCGTCGGAGTAGACGAGCACCCGCTCCTCGCCGTCCTCGCGGACGCGCTCCAAGAGCCCGAACACCTCGCGGCGGGCGATCCGCGACTTGAGTTCGTCCTCGACGCGGTCGAGCAGGCGCGGTCCGGTGATCCACGTCTCCGGGTCGAAGGCGGCGTCCCACTCCTCGGCGCTCATCCGGGCCATGTCCGCGGG is part of the Halorubrum aethiopicum genome and encodes:
- a CDS encoding DUF7319 domain-containing protein — translated: MEDTSTQSEPDGPDGEAVEGGPDREDGGEGVDDPAVDGPAHRADDGSDPDGESDPDDDLAELRKRVETEYDFDDFGPADMARMSAEEWDAAFDPETWITGPRLLDRVEDELKSRIARREVFGLLERVREDGEERVLVYSDEGYAIVRPSGEVSGRGTVLRDVEPLVALAAMEEYDVADPPEDWSLPHPDTVPEGSGEFGNLIIQVVAAVQVIAGVALLAASFLMDLGSIVGPAMGLVFLLVGLFLFAMVANARLSDRFRSEEYRERLRALRQAEERPEFVPVDGEALSEESDDR
- a CDS encoding DUF7318 family protein, which translates into the protein MSSSGSSYGDIHRYEPARESTAAAIAIVLLTVIEVVFVFLFVYGLMFSWASTEAGNMFMGALLALIFLDLAFILLLYRKEFLPDVMIVKKRRRKWEDLYVREDEKDGVELETGDAWETVKRAVYPYYKK
- a CDS encoding halocyanin domain-containing protein, whose product is MKRREFVRTAGGTTAAVAASAGVSGTAAAQEVQPEWPSGVTNGNLGSYRDARGESEVTVSVGAGDSGLAFDPTQLWVDPGTTITWEWTGNGGAHNVQTVEGGGPASLDSGDAVDEEGYTYEYETSEEDAGITHYHCVPHTAVGMHGGIAVGGDVPTVETGGANTGWPEDIADVGMPIHAHWVGVSAGLGIVLTLVFTFYTLKYGVSAHTGHGGSR
- a CDS encoding DUF7315 family membrane protein, encoding MSDTDYPVDRDEPDESDDAGDREEYQAVDDTGDPIAVDDEADPRNEPVGPRTGPNGREVVVPLRLYKTVTALSTLAAVVTYLIGFVLVDAATIQVSVVRRLIVFALGSVGIGLAADTLTALLAIGGVGSILLGTAVYVLGTRFRAQGMGKPQEDSNEE
- a CDS encoding cytochrome b encodes the protein MSLKKTDEMDHNAWLKKQDLTAIETAFLTTLIWVDKRLRIVDYLELLETMYYRANLQMPKSHTEQYDLDNKFWYWYPLYSLGSLSIIAYLVAAVSGAMLGFYYSPSTAGAAAQGDPTAAYDSVVLILQDVQFGFMLRSIHSWAAQFMVAAVFLHMLRVYFTGAYKEPREVNWILGVVLIGLTLFFGFSGYVLPWKQLSFWAAQIGVEMALATPIVGEWAAQLLFGGFTLGQATLVRMYILHVFVLPFVVTSLIALHVGIVWVQGIAEPH
- a CDS encoding cytochrome B, which translates into the protein MTDDNEPMTDGGTDEEARADGGPPATVPPDDETPTWSERKERSQGLAQLTYQYFERSRREDEDLRAESTYVERDVLGFPAWPHETIRNLAITSFFVGMLIFIAALMPPHFGHPANPGSTPAIILPDWYLYWSFGLLKLNPLNPQLAVLDGNILLGNEFLGIIAHGIVFGAIGLVPFLNKGSARRPVEEPFWAAVGVTGVVLSLTLAALAIQNFFPFGLDLLITLTFLLPVLCGIITYAVLKTMREGYMYDLNRRYYMLRPPK